The proteins below come from a single Microbacterium sp. SLBN-154 genomic window:
- a CDS encoding FKBP-type peptidyl-prolyl cis-trans isomerase — protein sequence MRKLPALLAVVGLSALTLVGCTSVPAAGCDRPASSGSSLDSLVTVDGDLGSAPEVELYTPFQVRSTSHTDLEAGNGAALTATEQAALLDVTIVSGETGEVLIQTPYDDDIARVAPMSQWYTPIPALEDALECATEGSRVVVGLAPGDILPEAAASIGLAEDESAVAVIDVRKAYLPRAAGALQFNAGFNLPSVVRAADGTPGVIVPDAAAPSDLVVETLIRGDGPEVTGDVPVRVAYTGVLWDDKTVFDSSWGQAPVSFALDDVVPGFAAGLEGQTVGSQVMVVVPPDQGYGDAGQGSIPGGATLVFVVDILGLDEIS from the coding sequence GTGCGAAAACTCCCCGCTCTGCTCGCCGTCGTCGGCCTGTCCGCGCTGACCCTGGTCGGATGCACCAGCGTCCCGGCTGCGGGATGCGACCGGCCCGCGTCATCCGGATCTTCTCTCGACTCCCTCGTCACCGTCGACGGTGACCTGGGGAGCGCCCCCGAGGTCGAGCTGTACACGCCGTTCCAGGTCCGCTCGACCTCTCACACCGACCTCGAGGCCGGCAACGGAGCAGCGCTGACCGCGACCGAGCAGGCGGCTCTGCTGGATGTCACCATCGTCAGCGGCGAGACCGGTGAAGTGCTCATCCAGACCCCCTACGACGACGACATCGCCCGCGTGGCGCCGATGTCGCAGTGGTACACCCCGATCCCTGCTCTGGAAGACGCGCTGGAGTGCGCGACCGAGGGGTCGCGCGTGGTCGTCGGCCTCGCGCCCGGCGACATCCTGCCGGAGGCGGCGGCCAGCATCGGTCTCGCCGAGGATGAGTCGGCGGTCGCCGTCATCGACGTCCGCAAGGCCTATCTGCCCCGGGCTGCGGGCGCACTGCAGTTCAACGCCGGCTTCAACCTCCCCTCCGTCGTCCGCGCCGCCGACGGCACACCCGGTGTGATCGTCCCGGACGCCGCTGCGCCGAGCGACCTCGTCGTGGAGACCCTCATCCGTGGTGACGGGCCCGAGGTGACCGGCGACGTGCCGGTGCGCGTTGCCTACACCGGCGTGCTGTGGGATGACAAGACGGTGTTCGATTCCTCCTGGGGCCAGGCACCGGTCTCGTTCGCGCTCGACGACGTCGTTCCCGGTTTCGCCGCGGGGCTGGAGGGCCAGACGGTCGGATCGCAGGTGATGGTCGTCGTTCCGCCGGACCAGGGGTACGGCGACGCGGGCCAGGGGAGCATTCCCGGTGGCGCGACCCTGGTGTTCGTCGTGGACATCCTCGGACTCGACGAGATCTCCTGA
- a CDS encoding helix-turn-helix transcriptional regulator: MPANTPTKNPPEERLVNLVVALMATEQGLTKDTILRSVSGYREHTESGASKDALEKMFERDKENLRGLGVPIETIGDFADPDDLRDARYRVPKSEYSLPEDIDFTPAELALLNLAGEVWSEGSLSAEARSGLRKIRALGIDVDEPIIGYSPRISAREPSFPVLQRAIEQSRVVTFPYVRPGDENERLRRVRPLALVEYEARWHVFGRDLNLDADRTFLLSRIVGDVAVTRDTFDPALRDGAGERALAELQDLAERQLAHLEVDPGTEAALRLARRGRPAGQGIHVPFVDVHVLADELASYGPEVRVVAPEGLRALVISRLRGALARHDGVPGGVS, encoded by the coding sequence GTGCCGGCGAACACCCCTACGAAGAATCCGCCGGAGGAGCGCCTGGTCAACCTCGTGGTCGCCCTCATGGCGACGGAGCAGGGACTGACCAAGGACACGATCCTCCGCTCGGTCTCGGGCTATCGCGAGCACACCGAATCCGGCGCGTCGAAGGACGCACTGGAGAAGATGTTCGAACGGGACAAGGAGAACCTCCGCGGCCTCGGCGTTCCCATCGAGACGATCGGCGACTTCGCCGATCCCGACGATCTGCGCGACGCGCGGTATCGGGTGCCGAAGTCGGAGTACTCCCTTCCCGAGGACATCGACTTCACGCCCGCCGAACTGGCGCTGCTGAACCTCGCCGGGGAGGTGTGGAGCGAGGGGTCGCTGTCGGCCGAGGCCCGCAGCGGTCTGCGCAAGATCCGTGCCCTCGGCATCGACGTCGATGAGCCGATCATCGGATACTCGCCGCGCATCAGCGCCCGCGAGCCCTCGTTCCCTGTGCTGCAGCGCGCCATCGAGCAGAGTCGCGTGGTGACCTTCCCCTACGTGCGCCCCGGGGACGAGAACGAGCGGCTGCGACGGGTCAGACCCCTTGCCCTCGTCGAGTACGAGGCCCGATGGCACGTGTTCGGACGCGACCTGAATCTCGACGCCGATCGCACCTTCCTCCTCAGCCGCATCGTCGGGGACGTCGCCGTCACCCGCGACACCTTCGACCCGGCGCTGCGCGACGGCGCGGGTGAGAGGGCGCTGGCGGAACTGCAGGACCTTGCTGAACGCCAGCTCGCCCACCTCGAGGTCGACCCCGGCACCGAGGCGGCGCTGCGCCTCGCCCGTCGGGGACGCCCGGCCGGTCAGGGGATCCACGTGCCGTTCGTCGACGTCCACGTTCTCGCCGACGAGCTGGCCTCGTACGGCCCCGAGGTGCGGGTGGTCGCTCCCGAGGGACTGCGCGCGCTCGTCATCTCCCGCCTGCGGGGGGCGCTCGCGCGCCACGACGGCGTGCCGGGGGGCGTCTCGTGA
- a CDS encoding tRNA (adenine-N1)-methyltransferase — protein MSGRWSGPFRVGERVQLTGPKGRLHTVTLREDGELHTHHGVLAHRDIIGIPDGSVVVGSGGHEYLALRPLLRDFVMSMPRGAAIVYPKDAAQIVADADIFPGATVVEAGVGSGALALWLLRAIGPEGRLVSFERRADFAEVARANVATFLGEEPPAWRVVVGDLVDELPQNLENGTVDRVVLDMLAPWDCIDAVADALVPGGVVICYVATATQLSRVAEYIRGTGLFTDPEANETMVRGWHVEGLAVRPDHRMVAHTGFLLTARRLAPGAVLPERKRRASKSSYGDEDVELWTPGAVGDREITDKNLRKRVREAQRAADARTGGAQGSA, from the coding sequence ATGAGCGGCCGGTGGAGCGGACCCTTCCGCGTCGGCGAGCGGGTGCAGCTGACCGGACCCAAGGGGCGACTGCACACGGTCACCCTCCGAGAGGACGGGGAGCTGCACACGCATCACGGCGTCCTCGCCCACCGCGACATCATCGGCATCCCCGACGGTTCCGTGGTCGTCGGCAGCGGGGGGCACGAATACCTCGCCCTTCGACCGCTGCTGCGCGACTTCGTCATGTCCATGCCCCGGGGTGCGGCGATCGTCTATCCGAAGGATGCCGCGCAGATCGTCGCCGACGCCGACATCTTCCCCGGTGCCACCGTGGTCGAGGCCGGCGTCGGTTCCGGCGCACTGGCGCTCTGGCTCCTGCGCGCGATCGGACCGGAAGGGCGGCTGGTCTCCTTCGAACGGCGGGCGGACTTCGCCGAGGTCGCGCGCGCGAACGTCGCGACGTTCCTGGGTGAGGAGCCGCCCGCGTGGCGCGTGGTCGTCGGCGACCTCGTCGACGAGCTGCCGCAGAACCTGGAGAACGGCACCGTCGACCGCGTCGTCCTCGACATGCTCGCGCCCTGGGACTGCATCGACGCGGTCGCCGATGCGCTCGTCCCCGGCGGCGTCGTCATCTGCTACGTCGCCACCGCGACGCAGCTGAGCCGGGTCGCGGAGTACATCCGCGGCACCGGCCTGTTCACCGACCCCGAGGCCAACGAGACCATGGTGCGCGGCTGGCACGTCGAAGGACTCGCTGTGCGCCCCGATCACCGGATGGTCGCCCACACCGGCTTCCTGCTCACCGCCCGCCGGCTCGCCCCGGGCGCCGTGCTCCCCGAGCGCAAGCGCCGGGCGTCGAAGTCGAGCTACGGCGATGAAGACGTCGAGCTGTGGACGCCGGGCGCCGTGGGCGACCGGGAGATCACCGACAAGAATCTGCGCAAACGCGTCCGCGAGGCGCAGCGCGCCGCCGATGCCCGCACAGGGGGCGCCCAGGGGTCCGCCTAA
- a CDS encoding HAD family hydrolase — MHSPSLAAVLWDMDGTLVDTEPYWMAAETPLVERFGGTWSHEQALGLVGLGLEESARIFQNAGVRMGIHEIIDHLTDEVMRQLAVTGVPFRPGAQELLRDLKANGVKTALVTMSMRRMATTVVELIDFPAFDVVIAGDDATRPKPFPDPYLQACDLLGVAPADTVAIEDSPNGLRSAVASGASVIGVPLMVSLTGAGAHTIWESLEGRTTADLQAFHTFRIAREGAHA, encoded by the coding sequence GTGCATTCCCCCTCCCTCGCCGCCGTCCTCTGGGACATGGACGGCACACTGGTCGACACCGAGCCCTACTGGATGGCGGCGGAGACTCCGCTGGTCGAACGCTTCGGCGGGACCTGGTCTCACGAGCAGGCACTGGGCCTGGTGGGCCTGGGACTGGAGGAATCGGCACGCATCTTCCAGAACGCCGGTGTGCGGATGGGGATCCACGAGATCATCGATCACCTCACCGACGAGGTGATGCGACAGCTCGCCGTCACCGGCGTGCCGTTCCGCCCCGGCGCCCAGGAACTGCTGCGAGATCTCAAGGCCAACGGCGTCAAGACGGCCCTCGTCACCATGTCCATGCGCCGGATGGCGACCACCGTGGTGGAGCTCATCGACTTCCCGGCGTTCGACGTCGTCATCGCCGGAGACGACGCGACCCGCCCCAAGCCCTTCCCCGATCCGTACCTGCAGGCGTGCGACCTTCTCGGCGTCGCCCCGGCGGACACGGTCGCGATCGAGGATTCCCCCAACGGACTGCGCTCGGCCGTCGCGTCGGGCGCCTCCGTGATCGGGGTGCCGCTGATGGTCTCCCTCACCGGGGCGGGGGCGCACACGATCTGGGAGAGCTTGGAAGGGCGCACCACGGCGGACCTGCAGGCGTTCCACACCTTCCGCATCGCCCGCGAAGGCGCCCACGCATGA